One window of Myxocyprinus asiaticus isolate MX2 ecotype Aquarium Trade chromosome 6, UBuf_Myxa_2, whole genome shotgun sequence genomic DNA carries:
- the ncbp2as2 gene encoding protein NCBP2AS2, which translates to MVLRRILYALINNAQVVEKLAESRPIRRAAQITAFAITRAQLAGKDASTKLLASETFRQIREETSKMPRDAHELGRRATRLRDTFVKEVKEGMRDASRQIKDKK; encoded by the coding sequence ATGGTGTTGCGGCGGATCCTGTATGCCTTGATAAATAATGCTCAAGTTGTGGAGAAACTCGCAGAATCTCGACCCATCAGACGGGCCGCGCAGATCACAGCCTTCGCCATCACTAGAGCACAGCTAGCCGGGAAAGACGCATCAACCAAGCTGCTCGCTTCAGAGACCTTCCGCCAGATACGCGAGGAGACGTCAAAGATGCCCAGGGATGCGCACGAGTTGGGTCGGAGAGCTACAAGACTACGGGATACGTTTGTGAAGGAGGTTAAAGAGGGGATGAGAGATGCCAGCAGACAGATAAAAGACAAAAAGTGA